The nucleotide window AGCGCCACCGGCATCTATGGCCTAACTAGTGGGGAATTGTAGTAGCTAGCAAGCGATGCTTGGGTGCAGTGGAGAGGGAGGATGGCGGCAGGCAAGCGACTAGCCGTGGTAAAGAACGTCGCGCTGGAGCAGTCGCTGTGGACCACGTCGCGTTGCCTCAAAGAACTCGGCGGCAAGTGGTGACTGGCGGTGGGGAGACAGGAAAGCAAACGGCAGTGCTCGAGCGCGGTGCAGCACACCGTAGCATTGCGGGCGCGGTAGAGCCAGCCGCGGCGATACGAGCGTGGAGAGTTGGTTCGAGAATGGATGGGAAAACAATGACGATTCGAGAAGAAGGTGAGAGcggtgatttttttatttttattttcgtGTAGACTGTTGGACCGTTCGGACGTCGAGGCCCACCAATGCGTGTCCGGATAAAACGGACGCCTTACCCACAGCATTATCGAAAGAAAACAGAAACTGTGATGCCTTCACTGACGACGGCAGCGGCAATCCGATCGCCATCGTGTATGCCGTCTCCGCATCACCAGTACCCATTGGAGCGCGCCGCCTCTCTCAACAAACGGCCACGCCACGCCACCGCGCGTCGTCGTTGGCGCCGATCGATCGCGATCAGGTTCTGCAGGAATATGGTGGGAGTGCTCGCTAGCTCCTCTCTCGTGCGGTTGTGCATGCCTGTGTGCGCGTGTGGGGGTGCGGCGCACTGGTGGGGAGGGCGGGATCGTATGGTGTGTGTTGCACCAAAAAAACACGGTACCGTCACTGTTACTCACCCCTCTATTGATGCTTTTTTTTATGTTTGGAAGTATTTTAGCTACTAATGTGTAAGTAGAAAGAGAGAGCAAGACATTGACGTGTTAAAAAAAAGGACCGACCCAAACCTAATACGACATGTGAATAAAAATAGAGGGAGTAAATAACATAATGAAGGTACAAGCGAACCAAATGTAGCTCAGTTGGTTGGTTTTCTTGTAGTGAAATTTAATCAACTAGATTTAAGTTCTCGACTAGACATATGTGCTCGTATTTTTAATGATTTAACGGTGTTATATATTTTTCAATGATATGATGTGCCTATCAATTGTGGAGCACCTGTGGTGATATTGTTAGCCTCAAGATGTGCATAATATTTTTTCCGGTGGTTCTCATAGAGATATAATGTGTGTGTGCACGTGCGTTTATATAGGTGGGTGTTTTGAATTTGTTTTCCGAAAGTGTGCTCATGGGCGGAGCCAGCTATTTGGCAAGCTCCGGCAGCTGCCATACCTAGAATATATAGAAAAGATCAAATATATGTAGTACAATATATATAATACGTGCTGGCCTGCTAGGTAAATCTTCACTTAGTGAGGTATATTAAATGTCAATGCTTTGCTTTTGAATTTCAATTATATTTGCTAAACTCAAAGTCATATATATTTATGTAAGTTCTAGTGAGCCTTTGCATAGTTACATTACACATGTTTGATTTTTATAAATCATGTCACACCTAAAAATTATTTCTGCCTCCGCCACTGAGTGTGCTCGTACGGTAAGCTGTATGTGGGTATAGACACAATATCCAGTGTAAACAagtagcctgttcgcttgttggtttcagccagcccaaaccagccagtcaacagtgttttcctctcacaataaaccagcaccagccagtccaaaccagcccagaatacaaccaacgaacaggccgaAGGTGGAAAATAAAAAGGCACCAGCAGGCAGGGCAGGTCGCACTAGTTAGGTACCTCGCGGCGCACATGGTCAACAGTGAAGCTCATGTGGTGATTTTGTTTGCCTATATGCAtaagctttatatatatatatatatatatatatatatatatatatatatatatatatatatatatatatacacacacacacacacaccggtGGTTCTCATAGAGAGATataatatatatgtgtgtgtgtttatATGAGTGGGTCTGTGTATCGGTAAGGAAGCGAGCCTAGCCTAACGGGTTAGGTGGGAGGTGCGGTCATAATTCAACCATCTAGGTTGAGCCTAGCCTAACTGGTTAGGTGCGAGGTGCGGTCATAATCCAACCATCTAGGTTCAAGTCATCTCATAAACTGCATTTGTATGtctatttttctttttaataaataataaataaaatgatTAATGAAAAATATCTAGTTCCTTTTAGGTTggatattgtttttttttttgttggatGCCTATTTTTTCTTAATAATGATTAATGAAAAAACATCTAGTTTGTCTTAGGTTGGATATCATTTTTTGGGTCTGTGTATCGGTTCAATTTGTTTTTCGAAAGTGTGCTTGTATGGTAAGATGTGTGTGGGTACTATAATACATACACAATGTCCAGTGTAAACGACAGGGCGGATTGAAAAATAAGAATAGACCGGCAGACAAGGCAGGGCCTTCCAAGAATCGGTGTTGCCTTCATCGTCACTTTATTAATTTGCGGCTCATCACCTGGACGTCGACGGGGTGGTCGTGACCACATTATTGACATAGTGCTGCTAGCTAGATTGCTACGTGAACGGAGTAATATAGTGATCCTGTGACTGTCACTTTTTATATTTTGTTTACCGCGCGCTATATGCTGTGTGTATATAGATAATTCTGGTCGTACGTTGATGCTTATCTTGTCATCGTCCATCGTGGCGTGGCGACGACGCGCACTAGTAGCTAGGTACCGCGCTCGCGGGGCACATGGTCACGTGCTGTGTAACAAGAGCTCGCATGATTGCATGTCGCTGTCAGGTCTTTGGGGGCTTTCGGCGCTAGCTCTGGATGCATGCATGCTCCATTGCAACGAAAGACCGGCACGCCGCAGGATTCCAGTCGGGGGTCCCCACCGTGCATCGGTGCATACGACATGCATACGTGTCCCATGCATGTTGGCATGTTGCATGGTGGCCGGCCGGGCCGGGGTTCGGGATCGACCGAGTAGCTTGTAGCTAGCTAGTCCGCAATAATCCGCATATTGCATGCATAGGCCGACCTGCGTGTCAGCGTACGTGCGTACGTCCTCGTGCCGACCGGGATCATGCGCACTGCACGTACGTCCATCGGTCAGCAGTGGTTCCGCACACGCATGCATGTGCGGTGTGGCCGGGGAAAAACGACGGTCGTTCGTCCCTGTTTGTTCACATGCACGTCACGCGTCTGCCTAGTTTGCCATTGCCATGCCCTCTCCTCGTTTTCAtgcaatgcatgcatgcaagcGATTATATTCCAACTACTACTATGATCGATCGGGCAGCAGGCATCGTGTTTAATTTGGAGACAAAAATTCAATTCGTGGCGCCGTTATTTTCTGGAAGCCCTCTCGTCGCTCGTTTCCAGAAGCTGcaacgccgcgccgccgccggcggttgGCCTGGACCAAACTTTGCTTTGGACAAGTCAAGGTCTCAAGTAGCACGTACTATATTACCATCTCGATCGATCTGGCTGCATGCATGTAGTGACGTCGTCTCCGGTCGACAAGTAGTAGTATATACCATCTCCAGATGCATATGGCTTCCGATCCGTGTGCCGAGGTCACACGTCCCAGTCTCCCAGAGCTGCAACTAACCTGACGACAGCGGGCGAGGCAAGGCAATCAACCAGTCCTTAGCAAACCAAAGCAGATCGTGGAGTTAATCTATACATTATGAAGAGTGATTGTTTCATCCATATTTTATTGTATTCTATGAAACTATCCACCGACGAAGGCCTTACGGTGGATAAGCACTCGCACTGCCCTTGTACAATTTGTTAATCTCTGGATGCAGTAGCAGCAATTGTACAACTCCACGAAAATGACCAACGATAGCGGAGTAAAAAAAATGTGAATTTTATTTGTTAAGGAAGCCAATGGTAGAAATTGTAGTAAAATGTGGTTGAATTTAAAAGTTTTTAATGAAAAATACATTAACTTAGGGGGTTTGGCCCCCTTCTTCCCTCTACCACTAGTGATAAACACCATCTAATTTTATGAGTTTTACAGAGCCGTAAGTACAATGCTTatagagttaaatgcatgagCGGCATCTGAACTTGCCAAAGGATGTCATTTATATCCACAAACTTCAAAAatgcatttgtaagtccttaaacttgttaagtggtgcaccATTTTATAGGTTTGGGGATGTGCGATGCACTatttaacaagtttagggacccaaaaataTGTTTTCAAAGTTCGTGAACCTAAGTGACATCTCTTGATAAGTTTAGAGGCCGCTAATGTGTTTAACTCATGGTCATATGTCCAAGGGGTAGTTCATGGGTTCCTCTTCCCGGACAACAATTGGGATCAATACTGCAAAGGTAATAGTGGAGAAAAAGTGACTGCATTCCAGTGGAGAAGATGGGGTTGAAGAAGAATGGGGCAAGAAGAACATACTCCCCCCATCCCTAAAAGAGTATTGCTATGGGATTCGTGCCGGTCAATctttcttaaatttgactatgtttataaaaaatattaacaatatttgtatctataaataaatttattacatatatatatatatatatatatatatatatatatatatatatatatatatatatatatatatatatatatatatatttcaatgatttatctaatgataataattatgcaccataaatattaatattctcttACATatgtttggtcaaacttgaaagtGTTTGGGAAGCGAGAATGACAGAGAGGGTGCAGGAAAGAAGCTGGGGTAGAAAGAGAGTGTTGGGATAAATTGAAAAGCCTATGGCATCACCGTCCTACTGGGCTGGGCCCCTGGGCCGCTCAATCCAACCACCTAGTGTCTGGTATCGATGCCAGAatctaaaaaaaaaaacacatagaAAAGGAGGGTCAGCGGAGAGGAAGACCACAGTGATGGATTGATCCCTACAGCTTCATGAGCTTCTGCTCTACAGCCAACATGGATCGCACATTCTAGGAAGGAGTAGTTGTTAATTGCTGAGACATGCCTAGGGCACCGCAACGATGAAAGTGGTTCCAGATAAGCGGATAATTCCGCTGCAACTTTTCCACCGGATAACAAAGGTTACCTAGAGTGACAAATCAGACACAGACAGCAACAAAAATATCAACTAGTGGACTACTACTAGCATATATCCATTCGCATCGGTCCAGGTTTGCTAGGTTGGAGATGATGCTATCATATCATAGATTAGGTTCTCGGATTTATATATGTAGATACAATTGATGCAGCCAGTGGCTGTCATATTCTTGGGTAAAACCTTGCACCAACTGCTGCTTTTCTGTCAGTTTTGGGTCTGCACAAAGTGCGTCTACAAAATTCACAAAGCAACGCCGTTTTCTCACTTGAAAAGtttcttttttttgtgtgtgtgtgaccCCACTTGAAAAGtttcaagaacaagaagaaaacCAACAAAATTTGCTACTGGAAGAAACATGCATGACGCACACAATAGGAAACAACTACAGGACAGCTCAAAGAGTAGCTTTGGTGTGTCATGGGCTCATGGCAGaaaggcctatgtggacgattGGTTGCCCATGTGAGACTCAGACGTCAGACGCTGAGGTCCTCTGACTGGTGGGAGGACCACACGTCGTCGGCGTCTTGGGCCGAGGAGAAGAGGTCCATGCAGAGCTCGCCGTAGAAGCGGCCCACCAGGCGCACGAACGCCGGGCACGTCAGCTGCTCCCAGCAGCAGAGCAGCTCCTCCACGTCCGTCAGGTCCATCACCTTCCGCTCCTCCACCAGCTTCTCCATCAGGTGCCTCTCGAAGCTCCTGCACGCTGCCTCCACGTCCCCCTGCCTGACGACGATGGCTTTCGCCTCGTCACCTGCCGCCGCCACACTCACCTTGGACGCCACCGTCGTCGTCAGCTGCTGCTgaggcggcggcgagcgcgggGCCTCGCCGCCGACCCGGGCCTGCAGCGCGAGCACCCGCTCGACCGTCGTCGACGCGGCGCGGCCCCCGTCGTCCTGCACGGACGGAGGCGGTGCGAGCGCCCCGCTGCTGACGGTGTCGTCAGGGGAGTCCGTCGGCGGGCGGGCGTCGGCCTCGGAGCGCATGGACATGAGCGGCCAGAACACCGCGCGGACGGAGCTGAAGCTCCCGGGGCGCCGGGGCCGCCTGCGGGTGCCGCCCACCTTCATCTTGCCGAGAGCGCGGCGGAGTAGCTGCGCGGGGCGCCGGCTCTTGAAGAGCCCCCCCGGCGGCCCTGGCAGGCAGTGGCCGTTGCATGGCTTGCACTCTACGCAGCACAACGGCATTGCAATTGATCGATCGAGCGCAATGATTTCAGCTGGTGTGTGCGCGCGAGATCCGGCGGGGCGACGATCGTTGGATGCGATTCAGAGGCTGGATTGTAGTGGTTATTGCTCGATGATTATATATGATGGTGAATTGATGCCCGGATGGGTGGAGGTGGCGTTCACGTAGGTTGGCAGAGGGAGTGGTGGGGAGACACGAAGACGATGGAAGTACAGGTGGACAGGGGATCTTGCAATTGCTTTTGCTAGCTATGGATGAGATGGATGTTCTCCATTTCATTTTCATTCTGGTGCTGCTGCGTGCAACTCTGTCGATACACTGGCATGACAACGAATTCAGACAGTGTGATTCTGATTCAGTGATGCAGACTCACATTGATCAGTTCGGTTGCTCCATATGGAAATCTGAACATTTGGAGTGATAAACGCCGGCGGGACTTTAAAAGGATCGTGTCCAATAAATGAGTAGAATAAGACGACGGCGTCAATCAAATTAACAAATGGCAGCCCCTCTTGCAGCCTTGCAGGAGAAAGAGGCAGCCATGTTGCACGAAATTAGCTGGCTGTGTGTTGCATAATTCATTAGGGTAGGACGTGACGTGAGGATTTAAATACCACACCTGTCGAAACATGTATGTACTACTATAAATCCGTGGACACCATCAAATCTTGTTTGTACAGAAATTAAAAGATGTAACCTGTTCAGTCTATTAAGTAACCAAATCATGGCAAAAACAAATCAAGCAGCTGACCTTTCGGCCGCCCGGGAGGCGGTTGGGTCCATTCCTAATTCAGATGTTCTCGGGCAACATAGCGTTCAGGACTCCATCGGACGGGGCCCATGAAGCCCGCCCGTTGCCCTGTCAGTTCCAATTCAGCCCCGCAGCTCGTGGGCCGAAGCAAAAAAGATTGGGTTTTGTTGTTTTGTATTGATCCATTAATTATTTTTTCGGTATCATATTTCTTCTCGCTTGGTATCCCTCCTTTTTAAATTTAGGCTTGTTTGGCATGACTCTGGCTTCGGAGTTGTACCAAATACTTTAGGAGGAGAAGCCGTTTTCTGGTGAATAGTAGGAGCTGGAGCCATTTTGGGATGAAAAGGCGAAGCCACAAAAAGTGGCTCATCATCAAGtactctggctcctctgaaagaGCCATACCAAACGGGCCCTCAGTCACAACATCGAGATTTTTGCAACGTGGATTAGCAGGTAGTGGCAACTACTTGACACCACGAGAAAAACTTGGTTGTCCTCTCTTTACTtccatgagcttttcatttgttgCCGTATATTTTGTTCTATGCCTTAATCATGGTGTGAAGTTTTATAGTAGATTTTCTTACCATGTTTTTCTTTCTTGGGAATCTTTTAAGGACATGCTTAGTGTGATGCCCTAAGGGCTTGATATAGTGTGTTTTTGTAGAAGTACTAGGGGTTTTTTTCTTTGTTTGGAGAGCGCGTGCGAGCCTTTGGGCCGAAGTGCAGTGGAGGAGCCGAAGTTAAATTTCCATTTTATTAGGGCCGAAACATTCATGGAGAGTGCGTGCGAGCCTTTGGGCCGAAGTGAAAGTAAAGTAGGATCTCCCTTCCACGGGCCTAGGCAGAGTAGCAACCCATCCTTTCCTGTGGTGGCCTGGTGGGCTTGTGTGCATAGGCTGGCTGCTGGCAGCGTGTGATACTCATTGTGCGGCCATGCATGACTGTTGACTGGAGCGGCAGGGTCAGCCGGTCAACTCGCTATTACTGCCCTGTCCCTCTCTGTCAGtatcgatcgccttcatctccctGTCGATCGGTCGATGGATGATGTACAAGTAGCAGTGCCAGAGGCAAGAATTCCCCGATGTAGTAGAAGTGTCCGAAACAGAGCAGCAAAAAACCGTCCAAGATCAGAGCCATGTAGCAGGctaccagagagagagagagatgagcagGTGGATGATAAATGAGAAACCGTGGTGCGTCGGTCCAAGCAAAAGACACCACCCAGAAGAGAAGCAAGGAGTCTGTTGGGCACGGACGACGACGAGACAAGCAGTAGTCCAGTCCAGTACGTTGCTAGTCCCGGCGCTAACCAAATCCGCGCGCTCGTCCAAAGCTAAGCTAGCGCTGCCTGGCCCGATGGATCCCGGCACGGACAACGGAAACAAAGGCCGTTTCGCGCGCGGCCACCGACGGACCGGACGATCGATCCGCCGTGGTCGTCACATGGCCGGCGGAGGCCGAATCATGCATGCCGCGCTTCTCAGTCTCAGCTCGCGTACGGTAACAGGCCCGCCCTCGATGGATGCGGTGATCGATGGAAGACGAAATAAACCGAAAGGGCAGCGGCAGGTTCAAAGTGCCGTGCCCACGCATCCGGCGCCGCTCCCTCCGGGCTCGGCTCGAGCGCGCGATGCCGCCCGGTCCCGGGGGCGTGGGCGGAAACGGAAATGATTCGCGCATGTGGCCGGCGCTGCGATCCACTCACCGATCCGGCCGGCGCGGCAGGCACAGCCGCACCCAACAGCGCTGTCCACTCAAACACGCCACCGTACCGGCCTACTACTGGATATGATTCGTGCAGTGCGGTGCGTGCACACGTGTGGTCCGCCGGTGTGGCTCCGGCCAACCGACCGTGACAAGAGGCGAGTACAGTGCCCGTCTTGACGTACTGCCGCTGATCCTACACGCACTGTGCTTTGACTATTCTATAGCACACCGCA belongs to Miscanthus floridulus cultivar M001 chromosome 4, ASM1932011v1, whole genome shotgun sequence and includes:
- the LOC136552922 gene encoding uncharacterized protein; its protein translation is MPLCCVECKPCNGHCLPGPPGGLFKSRRPAQLLRRALGKMKVGGTRRRPRRPGSFSSVRAVFWPLMSMRSEADARPPTDSPDDTVSSGALAPPPSVQDDGGRAASTTVERVLALQARVGGEAPRSPPPQQQLTTTVASKVSVAAAGDEAKAIVVRQGDVEAACRSFERHLMEKLVEERKVMDLTDVEELLCCWEQLTCPAFVRLVGRFYGELCMDLFSSAQDADDVWSSHQSEDLSV